The genomic interval GGCGCGGCGGCGGGCCCCTGCGCGCTGTTCGCCATCGGCCTCTTTCTGGTCGGCAAGCCGATCCGGCAGGATTTGGGCGAGGTCGGCGCGATGGTCGCGATCAAGCTCGCCGTCCATCCGTTGGTCACTTGGGCGCTTGCCTTTCACGTCTTCGCGGTCGAAACGACGTGGGCGACGGTTGCGGTGGTGATGGCGGCGTTGCCGGCGGGCGCCAATTGCTTCGTTGTCGCCCAACGTTACGGTGTATACGTGCAGCGAGCTTCGAGCGGAATATTGTTGTCCACCGCCCTGTCCGTGGTGACGGTATCGATCCTGTTTTCGCTCTGGATCGCGAACTGAACCGTCCGCGCGCCATGAAAAACCCCCGCGTGGATTTCACGCGGGGGTCGGTTAAGCGAGCGCGTTACCGCCGCCGGGTTTCGGCCAACGCGTCTTTCTCGTCCAAGTCGATATCGGGGAAAGCGGTCGCCGGCCCCTGGCCGTTGTTGACCAGGAAGCGGCGATGCTGCTCGTAGGCGTCGCGCTCGACCGTGTAACGATCGAGCGCGCTTTCGGTCGCGGCGTTGATGGCGTCTTTCTTGTCGGCATAACCCACGCCGGCGTCGGCGGCCTTAAGCGCGAGCGGCGCGGGATTGGCCAGTCCGACCAGAATATCGCCGGTGGCATCGCGCAGATTGCTCGGCCCGAAGATCGGCAACACGATGTGCGGCCCGGGCGCGATGCCGTTGGCGCCCATGGCTTGGCCCAGGTCCTCGCGCCGCTGCTTCAGCCCGGCGTCGGTCGCCGGATCGCCGATGCCGCCGATGCCGGCGAAGGTGTTGATGAAGAAGCGCCGGGTCGCGACCGAAGCGTTGTCGGTATCGCCCTGCAACAGGCTCGATCCCGCGGTCAGCGGTTCGCTCAAATTGGAAAAGACGTTGGAGATCGCCTTTTGCATGTCGGTCGGCGTCACCGCCCGATAACCCTCGACCAACGGATCGAGAATCCCTTTGCGCAAGGCCGCGTTGAATTCGGAGGTCACCCGGTTGACGGATTCGAGCGGATCGTCGGTCGCGACCGGATCGCTCGCGTATGCCGGAGCGCCCGCCAGGACGCCCCAGCCAAGGACAGCCGTAGCCAGGATCACGGTGCGCCGCCGGCGCCGGGTTGGAACACGCATGACG from Rhodospirillales bacterium carries:
- a CDS encoding VacJ family lipoprotein, producing MRVPTRRRRRTVILATAVLGWGVLAGAPAYASDPVATDDPLESVNRVTSEFNAALRKGILDPLVEGYRAVTPTDMQKAISNVFSNLSEPLTAGSSLLQGDTDNASVATRRFFINTFAGIGGIGDPATDAGLKQRREDLGQAMGANGIAPGPHIVLPIFGPSNLRDATGDILVGLANPAPLALKAADAGVGYADKKDAINAATESALDRYTVERDAYEQHRRFLVNNGQGPATAFPDIDLDEKDALAETRRR